One uncultured Gellertiella sp. genomic window carries:
- a CDS encoding tetratricopeptide repeat protein: MMFTAHKSTSLTLGAAALLAGLAFGLSAPAFAAGSQSDETTPPVKTETTKKCTDGKVWDKKKKECVKPDQASMNDDEIYSAAREFAYAEQYDNAINVLKLAHNQNDPRILNYLGYSNRKAGRMELGMSYYKKALQIDGNYILARSYMGQALIQQGDINGAKVQLVEIRDRGGEGTWAYRSLLGSLNGYRTY; this comes from the coding sequence ATGATGTTCACAGCACATAAATCCACATCCCTCACCCTCGGCGCTGCCGCCCTGCTGGCCGGCCTCGCCTTTGGCCTTTCCGCCCCCGCCTTTGCTGCGGGCTCGCAGAGCGACGAGACCACGCCGCCCGTCAAGACCGAAACCACCAAGAAATGCACGGATGGCAAAGTCTGGGACAAGAAGAAGAAGGAATGCGTCAAGCCCGACCAGGCCAGCATGAACGATGACGAGATCTATTCGGCAGCCCGCGAATTCGCCTATGCCGAACAGTATGACAATGCCATCAACGTGCTGAAGCTCGCCCATAACCAGAACGACCCGCGCATCCTCAACTATCTCGGCTATTCCAACCGCAAGGCCGGCCGGATGGAACTGGGTATGAGCTACTACAAGAAGGCGTTGCAGATCGACGGCAACTATATCCTGGCCCGTTCCTACATGGGGCAGGCGCTGATCCAGCAGGGTGACATCAATGGTGCCAAGGTCCAGCTCGTCGAAATCCGCGACCGCGGCGGCGAAGGCACCTGGGCCTACCGCTCGCTTCTCGGCTCGCTGAACGGCTACCGCACCTACTGA
- a CDS encoding NUDIX domain-containing protein, whose amino-acid sequence MTTAGVPEFPRKGWKKHVTKAALRLVHLYYRWSRGMTLGVRAACFDGEGRVFLVRHTYLPGWYMPGGGVERDETVEQALVKELREEGNLELLEPPELLHVYLNTRVSRRDHVLFYRVRVRQTSPRLPDREIAESGFFPLEALPADTTDATLARLAELAGARPRPAEW is encoded by the coding sequence ATGACGACAGCAGGCGTGCCGGAGTTTCCCCGGAAGGGCTGGAAAAAGCATGTGACGAAAGCCGCACTTCGCCTTGTCCACCTCTATTACCGCTGGTCGCGCGGCATGACGCTCGGGGTTCGCGCCGCCTGTTTTGACGGGGAAGGCCGGGTGTTCCTGGTGCGCCATACCTATCTGCCCGGCTGGTACATGCCGGGCGGTGGGGTGGAACGGGATGAGACGGTGGAGCAGGCCCTGGTCAAGGAACTCCGGGAAGAGGGCAATCTCGAACTGCTGGAGCCGCCGGAACTGCTGCATGTCTACCTGAATACCAGGGTTAGCCGCCGCGATCACGTGCTGTTCTATCGCGTCCGGGTGCGCCAGACCTCGCCGCGCCTGCCGGACCGGGAAATTGCCGAATCCGGTTTTTTCCCTCTCGAGGCCCTGCCCGCCGACACGACCGATGCAACGCTGGCGAGGCTTGCCGAACTTGCCGGAGCCCGCCCGCGCCCGGCCGAGTGGTGA
- a CDS encoding homocysteine S-methyltransferase family protein, whose translation MGRSITLLDGGMGRELQRSGAPFRQPEWSALALIEAPAFVGRAHAAFARAGADVITTNSYAVVPFHIGAERFARDGARLAALAGQLARQTADETGVRVAGSLPPVLGSYRPDLFNERQATPILQVLIDNLAPHVDCWLAETLSSTAEARLVRRLLGEDHRPLWLSFTLDDAHAKAVETGGETPRLRSGEAIGMAAQTAIDCGAEVLLFNCSQPEVMESAVRAAASALPAHIRIGIYANAFATEADDTDANADLHEIRADLTPDNYRRFAEKWVKAGASLIGGCCGIGPEHIRALAEALAPA comes from the coding sequence GCAACGCTCCGGCGCACCGTTCCGCCAGCCGGAATGGTCGGCGCTGGCGCTGATCGAGGCGCCTGCCTTTGTCGGTCGCGCCCATGCCGCCTTTGCCCGGGCGGGGGCCGATGTCATCACCACCAATTCGTATGCGGTCGTGCCCTTTCATATCGGTGCGGAGCGCTTTGCCCGCGACGGGGCGCGGCTTGCAGCCCTCGCCGGGCAACTGGCCCGCCAGACGGCGGACGAGACCGGGGTCCGGGTGGCGGGTTCGCTGCCGCCGGTGCTCGGCTCCTACCGGCCGGACCTGTTCAATGAACGGCAGGCAACGCCCATCCTTCAGGTGCTGATCGACAATCTCGCGCCGCATGTCGATTGCTGGCTGGCCGAGACGCTGAGCAGCACGGCGGAGGCCCGTCTGGTGCGCAGGCTGCTTGGCGAAGATCACCGCCCGCTCTGGCTGTCCTTCACGCTCGATGACGCCCATGCCAAAGCGGTGGAGACCGGGGGCGAGACGCCGCGCCTGCGCTCCGGCGAAGCCATCGGCATGGCGGCGCAAACGGCAATCGACTGCGGGGCCGAAGTGCTCCTGTTCAATTGCAGCCAGCCGGAGGTGATGGAAAGCGCCGTGCGGGCGGCGGCGAGCGCCCTGCCCGCCCATATCCGCATCGGCATCTATGCCAATGCCTTTGCCACCGAAGCCGACGATACGGATGCCAATGCCGACCTGCACGAGATCCGCGCCGACCTGACGCCGGACAATTATCGGCGATTTGCCGAGAAATGGGTCAAGGCCGGGGCAAGCCTGATCGGCGGTTGCTGCGGCATCGGGCCGGAACATATAAGGGCGCTGGCCGAAGCGCTGGCCCCGGCCTGA
- the leuA gene encoding 2-isopropylmalate synthase has protein sequence MDANKTFPTPEAIRKGMPDAARKYQPYPQIQLKDRTWPSKTITQAPVWCSVDLRDGNQSLVNPMGHDRKARMFNLLIDMGFKEIEIGFPSASQTDFDFARWCVEEGNVPRDVSLQVLVQCRPELITRTFEALEGAHRPIIHFYNSTSELQRRVVFGKDVAGIRQIAVDAAKMITDMAAKAGGGYRFEYSPESFTGTELDVALDICNAVIAEVKPTPDNKLILNLPSTVEMATPNIYADQIEWMCRHIDNRENVVISLHPHNDRGTGIAATELALMAGADRVEGTLFGNGERTGNVDIVTLALNMFTQGVDPGLDCSDIERIKAVYEYSNEMAIPERHPYVGELVYTAFSGSHQDAINKGMKAIKVANKPLWEVPYLPIDPRDVGRTYEAIIRINSQSGKGGIAYILQEDYGINLPRNLQVEFREDIQRITDEHGKELRASAIYERFLERYVSQPGARIQFVDHQTFASPETRGQRIVDAEILDRGTSTRIEGKGNGPVDGFVNALSGYLGIEMSVIDYSEHSLQHGSNAAAICYMEIAHPGGRLFGVGINTNIVAASLEAVVSAANRILDQKKA, from the coding sequence ACCTTTCCCACGCCTGAAGCCATCCGCAAGGGCATGCCCGATGCCGCCCGGAAATATCAGCCCTATCCGCAGATCCAGCTCAAGGATCGCACCTGGCCGTCGAAGACCATCACCCAGGCACCCGTCTGGTGCTCGGTGGACCTGCGCGATGGCAACCAGTCGCTGGTCAATCCGATGGGCCATGACCGCAAGGCCCGGATGTTCAACCTGTTGATCGACATGGGCTTCAAGGAAATCGAGATCGGTTTCCCCTCGGCCTCGCAGACCGATTTCGACTTTGCCCGCTGGTGTGTCGAGGAGGGCAATGTGCCCCGCGACGTCTCGCTGCAGGTGCTGGTCCAGTGCCGTCCTGAGCTGATCACCCGCACCTTCGAGGCGCTGGAAGGCGCGCATCGGCCGATCATCCATTTCTACAATTCCACCAGCGAATTGCAGCGCCGCGTGGTGTTCGGCAAGGATGTGGCGGGTATCCGGCAGATTGCCGTCGATGCGGCAAAGATGATCACCGACATGGCGGCGAAGGCGGGCGGCGGCTACCGCTTCGAATATTCGCCGGAAAGCTTTACCGGCACCGAGCTGGACGTGGCGCTCGACATCTGCAACGCGGTGATTGCCGAGGTAAAGCCGACGCCGGACAACAAGCTGATTCTCAACCTGCCCTCGACCGTCGAGATGGCGACGCCCAACATCTATGCCGACCAGATCGAGTGGATGTGCCGCCATATCGACAACCGGGAGAATGTCGTCATCTCGCTGCACCCGCACAATGACCGCGGCACCGGCATCGCCGCCACCGAGCTGGCGCTGATGGCGGGGGCCGACCGGGTGGAAGGCACACTGTTCGGCAATGGCGAGCGCACCGGCAATGTCGATATCGTCACCCTGGCGCTGAACATGTTCACGCAAGGCGTCGATCCCGGGCTCGACTGTTCCGACATCGAGCGGATCAAGGCGGTCTATGAATATTCGAACGAAATGGCGATACCCGAGCGCCATCCCTATGTCGGCGAACTCGTCTATACCGCTTTCTCCGGCTCGCACCAGGATGCGATCAACAAGGGCATGAAGGCGATCAAGGTTGCCAACAAGCCGCTCTGGGAAGTGCCCTATCTGCCGATCGATCCGCGCGATGTCGGGCGCACCTATGAGGCGATCATCCGCATCAATTCCCAGTCTGGCAAGGGCGGCATCGCCTATATCCTGCAGGAAGATTACGGCATCAACCTGCCGCGCAACCTGCAGGTCGAATTCCGCGAGGATATCCAGCGCATCACCGACGAACATGGCAAGGAACTGCGGGCGAGCGCAATCTACGAGCGGTTTCTCGAGCGCTATGTCAGCCAGCCCGGTGCCCGCATCCAGTTCGTCGATCACCAGACCTTCGCCAGTCCCGAAACCCGGGGCCAGCGGATCGTCGACGCCGAAATTCTCGACCGGGGCACCAGCACCCGCATCGAAGGCAAGGGCAATGGACCGGTCGACGGTTTCGTCAATGCGCTCTCCGGCTATCTCGGCATCGAGATGAGCGTCATCGACTATTCCGAACATTCGCTCCAGCACGGCTCCAATGCGGCGGCGATCTGCTACATGGAAATCGCCCATCCCGGCGGCAGGCTGTTCGGTGTCGGCATCAATACCAACATCGTCGCCGCCTCGCTGGAGGCCGTGGTCTCGGCGGCCAACCGCATTCTCGACCAGAAGAAGGCCTGA
- a CDS encoding metallophosphoesterase: MFKLAHISDVHLGPLPRLTLLELASKRLTGFVNWHRNRRKHLFPNALVEVLEDLRRKEPDHLAITGDLVNLATGLELSGARDWLQMTGDPRWATVVPGNHDAYVRGAYQRAMCLWHDYVRGDDTPDAFDPERKLFPSLRRRGPVALIGCSSAIATPPFSAAGFFSPRQARATAHLLTEAKREGLFRVVMIHHPPVRGAAETHKRLVGIARFGQVMREVGAELVIHGHTHVNSLFWLEGQDARVPVVGVAAASQGPGGHKPRAGYNLFRIGGSPGDWHLHLDRHQLSDTGDAMGKISSMVLSGR; the protein is encoded by the coding sequence ATGTTCAAGCTCGCCCATATCTCCGATGTCCATCTCGGCCCGCTGCCCAGACTGACCTTGCTGGAGCTCGCCTCCAAACGCCTTACCGGGTTTGTGAACTGGCACCGCAACCGGCGCAAGCATCTTTTTCCCAATGCACTGGTCGAGGTGCTGGAGGACCTGCGCCGGAAGGAACCGGACCATCTGGCGATCACCGGCGATCTCGTCAATCTCGCGACGGGGCTGGAATTGTCGGGTGCCCGCGACTGGCTGCAGATGACCGGCGATCCCCGCTGGGCGACCGTCGTTCCCGGCAATCACGATGCCTATGTGCGCGGGGCCTATCAGCGCGCCATGTGTCTGTGGCACGACTATGTGCGCGGCGACGATACGCCTGACGCCTTCGATCCAGAACGCAAGCTGTTTCCCTCGTTGCGCCGTCGCGGGCCGGTGGCACTGATCGGCTGTTCCAGTGCCATTGCCACCCCGCCCTTTTCCGCCGCCGGCTTCTTCAGCCCGCGCCAGGCCCGCGCCACCGCCCACCTGCTGACGGAGGCAAAACGCGAGGGTCTGTTCCGGGTGGTGATGATCCATCATCCGCCGGTGCGCGGTGCTGCCGAGACCCACAAGCGGCTGGTCGGCATCGCCCGGTTCGGGCAGGTGATGCGCGAGGTCGGCGCGGAACTCGTGATCCATGGCCATACCCATGTGAATTCGCTGTTCTGGCTGGAAGGGCAGGATGCCCGGGTGCCGGTGGTCGGCGTCGCCGCCGCCTCGCAGGGACCGGGCGGCCACAAGCCGCGCGCCGGCTACAACCTGTTCCGGATCGGCGGCTCGCCAGGCGACTGGCACCTGCATCTTGACCGCCATCAGCTCAGCGACACCGGCGATGCAATGGGCAAGATTTCCAGCATGGTACTGTCCGGCCGCTGA
- a CDS encoding alpha/beta fold hydrolase — protein MGLYAEVHGDPAAHPPLVLLHGFGGVAPVWREVIARLPAGQPVLAFDLPGHGRSLGVEPGGAGRMARAVLADLDQRGVTRFHLAGHSLGGAAASLIALRAPERIASLTLLAPGGFGPEINGAALADFAAARTVADLRLALVPMAASGFEFAEDLLVKVAAARFPAGAMEALRTVYASLFVKGDASRSAQGTLPIGSLDTLECPVILLWGTDDQILPVRHSHGLPANCQIQQLQGTGHMLPDEAPEAVAAAIMAGVGGGVLEQ, from the coding sequence ATGGGCCTTTACGCCGAGGTCCATGGCGATCCGGCGGCGCATCCGCCGCTGGTGCTGCTGCATGGGTTCGGCGGCGTGGCCCCGGTCTGGCGGGAGGTGATTGCCCGCCTTCCCGCCGGGCAGCCGGTGCTCGCCTTTGACCTGCCCGGCCATGGCCGCTCGCTCGGTGTCGAGCCGGGCGGTGCCGGACGAATGGCTCGCGCCGTGCTTGCCGATCTCGACCAGCGCGGCGTCACGCGCTTTCATCTGGCGGGCCATTCGCTGGGGGGCGCCGCGGCCAGCCTGATCGCGCTCAGGGCACCCGAGCGGATCGCATCCCTCACCCTTCTTGCCCCCGGCGGCTTCGGGCCGGAGATCAACGGGGCGGCGCTCGCCGATTTCGCGGCGGCAAGGACCGTGGCGGATCTGCGTCTGGCGCTGGTGCCGATGGCGGCTTCCGGCTTTGAATTTGCCGAAGACCTGTTGGTGAAAGTCGCCGCCGCCCGGTTTCCGGCGGGCGCGATGGAGGCGCTGAGGACCGTCTATGCCAGCCTGTTCGTCAAGGGGGACGCGAGCCGGAGCGCGCAGGGGACACTTCCCATCGGCAGCCTCGACACGCTGGAATGCCCGGTCATCCTCCTCTGGGGCACGGATGACCAGATTCTGCCGGTCCGCCATTCCCATGGCCTGCCCGCCAACTGCCAGATCCAGCAGCTCCAGGGCACCGGCCACATGCTCCCCGATGAGGCACCGGAGGCGGTGGCGGCGGCGATCATGGCGGGTGTCGGGGGAGGGGTGCTTGAGCAGTAA